The Microbacterium sp. Nx66 genome contains a region encoding:
- a CDS encoding NUDIX domain-containing protein — MTTPDEDLPLAGTVVLLRPAADGFQVLLLRRPSRGSFADAWVFPGGKVEQGDRQPGAAEVDDARRAAARETAEEVGLTARDLVPLSEWRPPAEAPVRIRTWFFLALAPDAEPSPSADEVVELAWVSPAEALARHASGEWRLFPPTWLTLHRLSTFADVDAALASGGAVELFQTQVLDEGRAFGWAQGTLHAHTLPWRFDPV; from the coding sequence GTGACCACCCCCGACGAGGACCTCCCGCTCGCCGGCACCGTCGTGCTGCTGCGGCCCGCCGCCGACGGCTTCCAGGTGCTGCTGCTGCGCCGTCCGTCGCGAGGCTCGTTCGCAGACGCCTGGGTCTTCCCCGGCGGGAAGGTCGAGCAGGGGGACCGTCAGCCGGGCGCTGCAGAGGTCGACGACGCGCGTCGCGCCGCCGCCAGGGAGACCGCGGAGGAGGTCGGACTGACGGCGCGCGATCTGGTGCCGCTGTCGGAGTGGCGTCCGCCGGCGGAGGCGCCGGTCCGGATCCGCACCTGGTTCTTCCTCGCCCTCGCGCCGGACGCCGAACCGTCGCCGTCCGCCGACGAGGTCGTCGAGCTCGCCTGGGTGTCACCCGCCGAGGCTCTCGCCCGTCACGCGTCAGGAGAGTGGCGACTCTTCCCGCCGACTTGGCTCACATTGCACCGACTCTCCACCTTCGCCGATGTCGATGCGGCGCTGGCCTCCGGCGGGGCTGTCGAGCTGTTCCAGACACAGGTGCTCGATGAGGGCCGGGCGTTCGGCTGGGCACAGGGGACCCTCCACGCCCACACCCTGCCGTGGCGGTTCGATCCGGTGT
- a CDS encoding MFS transporter, with the protein MNPSTPSRGAAKWALLSLAIGSFGIGMTEFVVMGLLPNIAADLLPSVWASSQEEALSQAGWLISLYALGVVIGAPTIAGFVARYPRHRVMIVLALALTVFNALTVVLPTFELVGVSRFLAGLPHGAYFGIGALVAADVMGPGNRAKGVAFILTGLTVANVIGVPLGTFLGQAWGWRAAFAVVALVFALATVFIALFVPAHPGNPGRTMRAELGVFRIGQVWFTLGVGAIGFGGFFAVYSYIAPLVTEVAGSPDWVVPIVLVLMGLGMTGGNLVGGHLADIDLRRTLLLGLAAMAVVFALLAVLSFWIVSLSLVVVLVGFVSSVLSPTIQTRLMDVAGDNQSIAAAMNHSALNIGNSLGAFLGGIVIAVGWGFTAPAWTGAVLAVAGLLIALVSYRVEARRVAQTPVLAS; encoded by the coding sequence GTGAATCCCTCGACACCTTCGAGGGGTGCGGCGAAGTGGGCGCTCCTCTCCCTCGCCATCGGCAGCTTCGGCATCGGCATGACCGAGTTCGTCGTCATGGGCCTGTTGCCGAACATCGCCGCCGACCTCCTCCCGTCCGTCTGGGCGTCGAGCCAGGAGGAGGCGCTGAGCCAGGCCGGCTGGCTGATCTCGCTGTACGCGCTCGGCGTGGTCATCGGCGCCCCGACCATCGCCGGCTTCGTCGCCCGCTATCCGCGGCACCGGGTGATGATCGTGCTCGCCCTGGCGTTGACGGTGTTCAACGCGCTCACCGTGGTGCTGCCGACGTTCGAGCTCGTGGGGGTGTCTCGCTTCCTCGCCGGGCTCCCGCACGGTGCGTATTTCGGCATCGGTGCGCTCGTCGCCGCCGACGTGATGGGACCGGGCAACCGTGCCAAGGGCGTCGCGTTCATCCTCACCGGACTCACGGTCGCTAACGTCATCGGGGTGCCGCTGGGTACCTTCCTCGGTCAGGCATGGGGCTGGCGCGCGGCCTTCGCCGTCGTCGCGCTCGTGTTCGCGCTCGCCACCGTCTTCATCGCGCTGTTCGTACCCGCACACCCGGGGAACCCCGGACGCACGATGCGGGCCGAGCTCGGAGTGTTCCGCATCGGTCAGGTGTGGTTCACGCTCGGCGTCGGGGCGATCGGGTTCGGCGGGTTCTTCGCCGTCTACAGCTACATCGCCCCGCTCGTGACGGAGGTCGCCGGATCGCCGGACTGGGTCGTGCCGATCGTGCTCGTGCTCATGGGGCTCGGCATGACCGGCGGGAACCTCGTCGGCGGTCACCTCGCCGACATCGACCTCCGCCGCACGCTGCTGCTCGGTCTCGCCGCGATGGCGGTCGTGTTCGCTCTGCTCGCCGTGCTCTCGTTCTGGATCGTGAGCCTGAGCCTCGTCGTCGTGCTCGTCGGGTTCGTCTCGTCCGTGCTGAGCCCGACGATCCAGACCCGGCTGATGGACGTGGCCGGCGACAACCAGTCCATCGCGGCGGCCATGAACCACTCCGCCCTGAACATCGGCAACAGCCTCGGCGCCTTCCTCGGCGGCATCGTGATCGCGGTCGGCTGGGGCTTCACGGCGCCGGCGTGGACCGGCGCCGTGCTCGCAGTGGCCGGTCTCCTCATCGCACTGGTGTCCTACCGCGTGGAGGCGCGGCGGGTCGCGCAGACGCCGGTCCTCGCATCGTAG
- a CDS encoding GuaB1 family IMP dehydrogenase-related protein codes for MEFSGAQPTVDLTYSDVFLVPRRSAVTSRLQVDLAPHDGTPATLPLVAANMNSVTGPRIAAVLARRGALGVLPQDLPLQELDAAIRDVKGQPVLWDTPLVLPPEATVADALRLLPAAVGHGIVVAYGAAPIAVDRIVGVLPATRLATALPDAQLGDLVHRGTPSIDADDIGSERHAFDVITEADVEIVTVVHHGHLVGTLSARSALRATLYRPAVDADGRLAVAAAVGINGDVAAKAKALAAAGVDVLVVDTAHGHQEGMLRALQEVASLGLGLPIVAGNIVTADGVRDLVDAGASILKVGVGPGAMCTTRMMTAVGRPQFSAVLETAAAAAEAGAHVWADGGVRYPRDVALALAAGAASVMVGSWFAGTIEAPGELQRDADGRLFKESWGMASTKAVQARFGRLDAYERARKELFAEGISSSKIYLDPLRPGVEDLLDMITSGVRSSFTYAGAATVPEFHERALVGLQSAAGYEEGKALPVSW; via the coding sequence ATGGAGTTCTCAGGTGCGCAGCCGACCGTCGATCTGACCTACTCGGATGTCTTCCTGGTGCCGCGCCGTTCGGCCGTCACCAGTCGGTTGCAGGTCGATCTCGCCCCGCACGACGGCACGCCCGCGACGCTGCCGCTCGTCGCCGCGAACATGAACTCGGTGACAGGGCCGCGTATCGCCGCCGTGCTCGCACGCCGCGGGGCGCTGGGCGTGCTCCCGCAGGACCTGCCGCTCCAGGAGCTCGACGCCGCGATCCGCGACGTGAAGGGGCAGCCGGTGCTCTGGGACACGCCGCTCGTGCTGCCCCCGGAGGCGACCGTCGCCGACGCGCTCCGCCTGCTTCCGGCCGCCGTGGGACACGGGATCGTCGTGGCCTACGGGGCGGCGCCGATCGCTGTGGACCGCATCGTCGGCGTCCTTCCGGCGACGCGTCTGGCGACCGCGTTGCCCGATGCACAGCTCGGCGACCTCGTGCACCGGGGGACGCCGTCCATCGACGCGGACGACATCGGCTCCGAGCGTCACGCCTTCGACGTCATCACCGAGGCGGACGTCGAGATCGTCACCGTCGTGCACCACGGCCACCTCGTCGGGACGCTGAGCGCGCGCAGCGCCTTGCGCGCCACCCTGTACCGCCCGGCCGTGGACGCCGACGGCCGCCTCGCGGTGGCCGCGGCGGTCGGCATCAACGGCGATGTGGCGGCCAAGGCGAAGGCGCTCGCGGCCGCCGGCGTGGACGTGCTCGTCGTCGACACCGCGCACGGTCACCAGGAGGGCATGCTCCGGGCGCTGCAGGAGGTCGCGTCCCTCGGCCTCGGGCTCCCGATCGTCGCGGGGAACATCGTCACCGCGGACGGCGTCCGAGATCTCGTCGACGCGGGCGCCTCGATCCTCAAGGTCGGCGTCGGCCCAGGGGCGATGTGCACGACCCGGATGATGACGGCGGTCGGTCGTCCGCAGTTCTCCGCGGTGCTGGAGACCGCCGCGGCCGCCGCCGAGGCCGGAGCGCACGTCTGGGCCGACGGCGGGGTGCGCTACCCCCGCGACGTCGCCCTCGCGCTCGCGGCCGGTGCCGCCTCCGTCATGGTCGGCTCCTGGTTCGCCGGGACGATCGAGGCCCCGGGGGAGCTCCAGCGCGACGCGGACGGGCGGCTGTTCAAGGAGTCGTGGGGGATGGCGTCCACGAAGGCCGTGCAGGCGCGGTTCGGTCGGCTCGACGCGTACGAGCGGGCGCGCAAGGAGCTGTTCGCCGAAGGCATCTCCTCCTCGAAGATCTATCTCGACCCGCTGCGGCCGGGAGTGGAGGACCTGCTCGACATGATCACCTCGGGCGTGCGGTCGTCCTTCACGTACGCCGGTGCTGCGACCGTGCCGGAGTTCCACGAGCGCGCCCTCGTCGGACTGCAGTCCGCGGCGGGATACGAGGAGGGCAAGGCGCTGCCGGTCAGTTGGTGA
- a CDS encoding ADP-dependent NAD(P)H-hydrate dehydratase — translation MSDVREWSRNDAARFFRAPTVEDDKYSRGVVGVRTGSAAYPGAAVLGVEAAWRTGAGFVRYVGAPSAVAAVLSRRPETVGGPDAGRTRIGAWVIGSGTNPDDRSATEAQALREIVGGDVPVVIDAGALDLAPTARVPFVATPHGREFARLRERIGIDGASDDLADVRAVSAAIDGVVLRKGARTVLAAPDGTLIAVEAGTGWLATAGTGDVLGGIVAAVIAANPDSPLVESAAAAVWLHGHAARIAAAATAGASGHPIVALDVAETLPRAVADLLS, via the coding sequence ATGAGCGACGTGCGCGAGTGGTCCCGCAACGACGCGGCGCGGTTCTTCCGCGCTCCGACCGTCGAGGACGACAAGTACTCGCGGGGCGTCGTGGGGGTGCGCACGGGATCGGCCGCCTACCCCGGCGCCGCGGTGCTCGGCGTCGAAGCCGCCTGGCGCACCGGTGCCGGGTTCGTCCGCTACGTGGGCGCGCCGTCGGCGGTCGCGGCGGTGCTCTCGCGGCGCCCGGAGACCGTCGGCGGGCCGGATGCCGGACGCACGCGGATCGGTGCCTGGGTGATCGGCTCCGGGACCAACCCGGACGACCGGAGCGCGACGGAGGCGCAGGCACTGCGGGAGATCGTCGGCGGCGACGTCCCCGTGGTCATCGACGCCGGAGCGCTCGATCTGGCGCCGACCGCACGCGTCCCGTTCGTCGCCACGCCGCACGGCCGGGAGTTCGCGCGGCTGCGGGAGCGCATCGGCATCGACGGGGCCTCGGACGATCTCGCAGATGTCCGCGCCGTGTCCGCCGCGATCGACGGCGTGGTGCTGCGCAAGGGCGCGCGCACCGTGCTCGCCGCACCCGACGGCACGCTGATCGCCGTCGAGGCGGGAACGGGCTGGCTCGCGACGGCGGGCACGGGCGACGTGCTCGGCGGGATCGTCGCCGCCGTGATCGCCGCGAATCCGGACAGCCCGCTCGTCGAGTCCGCTGCGGCGGCCGTCTGGCTGCACGGGCACGCCGCCCGCATCGCCGCCGCGGCGACAGCGGGCGCGAGCGGCCATCCGATCGTCGCGCTCGACGTCGCGGAGACGCTGCCCCGCGCGGTCGCGGACCTCCTGTCGTGA
- a CDS encoding NADH:flavin oxidoreductase/NADH oxidase, whose protein sequence is MSLLFSPLTIRSTTFRNRLWVSPMCMYSAIDGVAQEWHHTHLAQFASGGAGLIVAEATAVVPEGRISPRDLGLWDDAQRDALAPIVRAIHDRGAAAGIQLAHAGRKASTWWPWADERGTVPAAEGGWTTTAPSAVAYEGFAAPVALDAAGIDRVVDGFAAATRRAREAGFDVIEIHGAHGYLLHQFLSPLSNLREDEYGGSLENRARLLLRVVDAVRETAGDDVPLFVRISATDHAEGGFTPEEAATVGTWATAHGADLIDVSSGGLVAHQRISVSPGYQVPLAETVRQGGRIPVSAVGLITAAAQAEQVLADGAADAIFAGREWLRDPHFALRAAHELGAEVAWPPQYERAHWR, encoded by the coding sequence GTGAGTCTTCTCTTCTCCCCGCTGACCATCCGGTCCACCACGTTCCGCAACCGCCTCTGGGTGTCCCCCATGTGCATGTACAGCGCCATCGACGGCGTCGCGCAGGAGTGGCACCACACCCACCTCGCGCAGTTCGCTTCGGGGGGCGCCGGACTCATCGTGGCCGAAGCCACGGCCGTCGTGCCGGAGGGGCGCATCTCTCCCCGCGACCTCGGGCTGTGGGACGACGCGCAGCGCGACGCCCTGGCCCCGATCGTCCGGGCGATCCACGACCGAGGGGCGGCAGCGGGCATCCAGCTCGCGCACGCCGGGCGGAAGGCCTCGACCTGGTGGCCGTGGGCGGACGAGCGCGGCACGGTCCCCGCCGCCGAGGGCGGATGGACGACCACCGCACCGTCGGCCGTGGCCTACGAGGGGTTCGCCGCGCCGGTCGCGCTGGACGCGGCGGGCATCGACCGCGTGGTCGACGGGTTCGCCGCCGCGACCCGGCGGGCGCGGGAGGCCGGATTCGACGTCATCGAGATCCACGGCGCCCACGGCTACCTCCTGCACCAGTTCCTGTCGCCGCTGTCCAACCTCCGTGAGGACGAGTACGGCGGCTCGCTGGAGAACCGGGCCCGGCTGCTGCTGCGCGTCGTGGACGCGGTGCGCGAGACGGCCGGCGACGACGTGCCGCTGTTCGTCCGCATCTCGGCGACCGATCACGCCGAGGGCGGGTTCACGCCCGAGGAGGCCGCGACGGTCGGCACCTGGGCGACCGCGCACGGCGCCGACCTCATCGACGTCTCCAGCGGCGGCCTCGTCGCGCACCAGCGCATCAGCGTCTCCCCCGGCTACCAGGTCCCGCTGGCCGAGACCGTCCGCCAGGGCGGGCGGATCCCGGTGTCGGCCGTCGGCCTCATCACCGCGGCCGCGCAGGCCGAACAGGTGCTCGCCGACGGCGCGGCCGACGCGATCTTCGCCGGACGGGAGTGGCTGCGCGACCCGCACTTCGCGCTCCGCGCCGCGCACGAGCTGGGGGCCGAGGTCGCCTGGCCGCCGCAGTACGAGCGGGCGCACTGGCGCTGA
- a CDS encoding thiamine-binding protein, giving the protein MLIAFSVAPSGTPADGADRSDASVHDAVAAAVRVVRASGLPHRTTSMFTEIEGPDWDTVMDVVKRATEAVMPYGSRVSLVLKADIRPGYTGELDAKVERLEAAIEESDDR; this is encoded by the coding sequence ATGTTGATCGCCTTCTCCGTCGCCCCCAGCGGCACGCCCGCCGATGGCGCCGACCGCAGCGATGCCTCCGTGCACGATGCGGTGGCCGCCGCGGTGCGCGTCGTCCGTGCTTCCGGGCTCCCGCACCGCACGACGAGCATGTTCACCGAGATCGAGGGGCCCGACTGGGACACCGTGATGGACGTGGTCAAGCGGGCGACCGAGGCGGTCATGCCGTACGGATCGCGGGTGTCCCTCGTCCTCAAGGCGGACATCCGTCCCGGCTACACCGGGGAGCTCGACGCCAAGGTCGAGCGCCTGGAGGCGGCGATCGAGGAGTCCGACGACCGGTAA
- a CDS encoding hemolysin family protein, which yields MDYIMLGVGLLLTVGTGLFVASEFALVNLDRADLEARQARGESRLSLTISALRHTSTHLSSAQLGITLTTLLTGYTMEPALSNLLRPTLVAWNIPEAAVAPIATVVAMFVATVLSMILGELVPKNFALALPLATAKLVVPFQIAFTTVFKPAVVVLNGSANGVLRSMGIEPKEELSGARSAEELSSLVRRSASAGVLEADTATLLDRTLTFSRLTAADVMTARPSMHAIAAGDSVDDVIQLARRTGHSRFPVFDEDLDDITGVVHLKAAISVPRERRAEVPVGALATDPLRVPETAHVDALISDLRGRGYQLAVVVDEYGGTAGIVTLEDLVEELVGEVSDEHDRTRAGIIRNRDGVTFPGELRPDELRSRAGVEVPEGDVYDTVGGYVMSVLERVPVVGDEVPLESGTLQVVRMDGRRVDRVRYVPRPDAVIIEGVSL from the coding sequence ATGGACTACATCATGTTGGGCGTGGGGCTTCTGCTCACGGTCGGCACCGGCCTCTTCGTGGCGAGCGAGTTCGCCCTCGTGAACCTCGACCGCGCGGATCTGGAGGCGCGGCAGGCGCGCGGGGAGTCCCGCCTCTCCCTGACGATCAGCGCTCTCCGGCACACGTCGACGCATCTCTCGTCTGCACAGCTCGGCATCACGCTGACCACGCTGCTGACCGGATACACGATGGAGCCGGCGCTGTCGAACCTCCTGCGTCCCACGCTGGTCGCCTGGAACATCCCGGAAGCCGCCGTCGCCCCCATCGCGACCGTGGTGGCGATGTTCGTCGCGACGGTGCTCTCGATGATCCTCGGCGAGCTCGTCCCGAAGAACTTCGCGCTGGCGCTGCCCCTGGCCACGGCCAAGCTCGTCGTGCCCTTCCAGATCGCCTTCACGACGGTGTTCAAGCCGGCGGTGGTCGTGCTGAACGGCAGCGCCAACGGCGTGCTGCGCAGCATGGGCATCGAGCCCAAGGAGGAGCTCTCCGGCGCCCGCAGCGCGGAGGAGCTGTCGTCGCTCGTGCGACGGTCGGCGAGCGCCGGAGTTCTGGAGGCCGACACCGCCACGCTGCTGGACCGCACGCTCACCTTCTCCCGGCTCACGGCGGCGGACGTCATGACGGCGCGCCCGAGCATGCACGCGATCGCCGCCGGCGACTCCGTGGACGACGTGATCCAGCTCGCCCGGCGCACGGGCCACAGCCGCTTCCCGGTGTTCGACGAGGACCTCGACGACATCACCGGCGTCGTGCACCTCAAGGCCGCCATCTCGGTGCCGCGGGAGCGTCGCGCCGAGGTGCCCGTCGGCGCTCTCGCGACCGATCCGCTCCGCGTGCCGGAGACCGCCCATGTCGACGCGCTCATCTCGGACCTCCGCGGCCGGGGTTACCAGCTCGCGGTCGTCGTCGACGAGTACGGCGGGACCGCCGGCATCGTGACCCTGGAGGACCTCGTGGAGGAGCTCGTCGGCGAGGTCTCCGACGAGCACGATCGGACGAGGGCCGGGATCATCCGCAACCGCGACGGGGTGACCTTCCCCGGCGAGCTGCGCCCGGACGAGCTGCGCAGCCGCGCGGGCGTCGAGGTGCCGGAGGGCGATGTGTACGACACGGTCGGCGGCTACGTCATGAGCGTTCTGGAGCGGGTGCCTGTCGTCGGCGACGAGGTGCCCCTGGAGAGCGGCACCCTGCAGGTGGTCCGCATGGACGGACGCCGGGTGGATCGGGTGCGCTACGTCCCGAGACCGGATGCCGTCATCATCGAGGGGGTGTCCCTGTGA
- a CDS encoding hemolysin family protein, producing MSDWGGLAWLVVLLAANAFFVGAEFAVISARRSQIEPKAERGSRPAKTALYAMEHATLMLATSQLGITICSLLILNVSEPAIHHLLAVPLHAVGWSDGAVDVVSFTIALLIVSFLHVVFGEMVPKNLAFSIPDRAVLLLATPLVWVSKVFMPVIWLLNAAANGVLRLFRVEPKNEAASTFTLDEVATIVSQSRREGVLMDTAGTVTAAVEFTDKKARDVAVPLSDLVTLPQTTTPDDIEKAVARYGFSRYVIVDDEDVPIGYVHLKDILRASEGPDAEAKVLEPIPGKRIHHMVPVQEDTDLEDALAVMRRAGRHLAKVRDARGETTAVLFLEDILEELVGEVQDATRRVRGH from the coding sequence GTGAGCGATTGGGGAGGCCTCGCCTGGCTCGTCGTCCTGCTGGCGGCGAACGCGTTCTTCGTCGGCGCCGAGTTCGCGGTGATCTCCGCGCGGCGCTCGCAGATCGAGCCGAAGGCGGAGCGCGGCTCGCGTCCCGCCAAGACGGCGCTGTACGCCATGGAGCACGCGACGCTCATGCTCGCGACCTCGCAGCTCGGCATCACGATCTGCTCGCTGCTCATCCTGAACGTCTCCGAGCCGGCCATCCACCACCTGCTCGCCGTGCCGCTGCACGCCGTGGGCTGGTCGGATGGTGCGGTGGACGTCGTGTCGTTCACGATCGCGCTGCTCATCGTGTCGTTCCTGCACGTCGTGTTCGGCGAGATGGTGCCGAAGAACCTCGCGTTCTCGATTCCGGACCGGGCCGTGCTGCTCCTGGCGACGCCGCTGGTGTGGGTGTCGAAGGTGTTCATGCCGGTGATCTGGCTGCTGAACGCGGCGGCGAACGGTGTGCTGCGCCTGTTCCGGGTGGAGCCGAAGAACGAGGCGGCGTCGACCTTCACGCTCGATGAGGTGGCGACGATCGTCAGTCAGTCGCGCCGGGAGGGCGTGCTCATGGACACCGCGGGCACGGTGACGGCCGCGGTGGAGTTCACCGACAAGAAGGCCCGCGACGTGGCCGTGCCGCTGAGCGACCTGGTCACACTGCCGCAGACGACCACGCCGGACGACATCGAGAAGGCGGTGGCCCGCTACGGGTTCTCGCGCTACGTGATCGTCGACGACGAGGACGTCCCGATCGGCTACGTCCACCTCAAGGACATCCTGCGGGCCTCCGAGGGGCCGGACGCCGAAGCCAAGGTGCTCGAGCCGATCCCCGGCAAGCGCATCCATCACATGGTGCCCGTGCAGGAGGACACCGACCTGGAGGACGCCCTCGCCGTCATGCGACGTGCGGGCCGTCACCTGGCCAAGGTCCGCGACGCGCGGGGGGAGACAACCGCCGTGCTGTTCCTGGAGGACATCCTCGAGGAGCTCGTCGGCGAGGTGCAGGACGCGACCCGTCGCGTCCGCGGTCACTGA